A portion of the Calothrix sp. 336/3 genome contains these proteins:
- a CDS encoding D-alanyl-D-alanine carboxypeptidase yields the protein MLELVGSGLVSVWLEMAGVQMKPVDALDVLTWQISPGLVVAPDPSPIGVTTVQQYLKGLSTTKLVPANLAANQGIWLQSGPMLMANHQGTVPLPAASLTKIATSLVALKTFGSEHRFQTLVGTTGKIDKGILHGDLIITSGGDPMFVWEEAIALGNTLNKMGIKQVKGNLVVTGNFMMNFMPNPQVAGTALKEAMNSGAWTRPAVYSYSLMPKGTPKPQVVITGTVKVETQPNPQQSLLVRHYSLPLKLIIREMNVYSNNEIAQRLADLVGGHAVVQATAAQVANVPPGEIQLINGSGLGVDNKISPRAACAMLMALQKAAFAQKITLADLFPTFGVDKRGTTHGRNMPNATIFKTGTLNSVSALAGVMPTRDRGLVWFAIINRGVGVTAFRSEQDKLLQSLLKQLQVSDVIPASITPHDAASKSLPKFGQGERNEVLFKG from the coding sequence ATGCTGGAATTAGTCGGTTCAGGTTTGGTTTCTGTGTGGTTGGAGATGGCTGGAGTGCAAATGAAGCCTGTAGATGCTCTGGATGTGTTAACCTGGCAGATTAGTCCCGGTTTAGTTGTGGCTCCAGACCCCAGTCCCATAGGAGTGACGACAGTACAGCAATACTTGAAGGGTTTGAGTACTACGAAGTTAGTACCTGCTAATCTGGCTGCTAATCAGGGAATTTGGTTGCAGTCTGGACCAATGTTAATGGCTAATCATCAAGGAACTGTACCTCTACCTGCTGCTTCTTTGACTAAGATAGCTACTTCCTTGGTGGCGTTAAAAACCTTTGGTTCTGAACATCGATTTCAAACTTTGGTGGGGACTACGGGCAAAATTGACAAAGGGATACTACACGGCGATTTAATTATTACCAGTGGTGGCGATCCGATGTTTGTCTGGGAAGAGGCGATCGCCCTGGGTAATACCTTGAATAAGATGGGTATCAAGCAGGTTAAGGGTAATTTGGTGGTTACGGGCAATTTCATGATGAATTTTATGCCTAATCCCCAGGTTGCTGGCACCGCTCTGAAAGAAGCAATGAATTCTGGTGCTTGGACTCGTCCGGCGGTATATTCTTATTCCTTAATGCCTAAGGGAACGCCGAAACCCCAGGTGGTAATTACGGGGACTGTGAAGGTGGAAACCCAGCCGAATCCTCAACAAAGTTTGCTGGTACGCCATTATTCTCTGCCTCTGAAGCTAATTATCCGAGAGATGAATGTTTACAGCAATAATGAAATTGCCCAGCGTTTGGCTGATTTAGTCGGAGGACATGCTGTGGTGCAAGCAACTGCCGCCCAGGTAGCGAATGTTCCCCCTGGAGAAATTCAATTAATCAATGGTTCTGGTTTAGGTGTGGATAACAAAATTTCTCCCCGTGCTGCCTGTGCAATGCTGATGGCGCTGCAAAAAGCGGCTTTTGCTCAAAAAATTACCTTGGCTGATTTATTCCCGACTTTTGGGGTAGATAAACGGGGAACAACCCATGGCAGAAATATGCCCAATGCCACGATTTTTAAAACTGGGACGTTGAATAGTGTGAGTGCTTTGGCTGGAGTCATGCCAACTCGCGATCGCGGTTTAGTTTGGTTTGCAATTATCAACCGAGGTGTGGGTGTTACGGCTTTCCGTTCTGAGCAGGATAAATTGCTTCAAAGTCTCCTCAAGCAGCTACAGGTATCGGATGTCATACCTGCTAGTATCACACCCCATGATGCTGCGAGTAAGTCTCTACCCAAGTTTGGTCAAGGAGAACGGAACGAGGTACTGTTTAAGGGTTGA
- the plsX gene encoding phosphate acyltransferase PlsX, whose protein sequence is MGSTCVRIAIDAMGGDHAPREIVAGALRAKEELGVEVLLVGDPQEIEAALPSKTSMERVQIVSAEDAIAMDEEPLTAVRRKPKSSINVAMGLVKQGEADAVFSAGHSGAAMASALLRLGRIKGIDRPAIGTVFPTMVASKQVLILDVGANVDCRPKFLEQFAVMGSAYSQYVLGVSEPKVGLLNIGEEDCKGNDAAVRAHQMLQENSQINFIGNAEGRDVLSGEFDVIVCDGFVGNILLKFAEAVGSIILQILREELPQGLRGQIGSTILKPNLKRVKQRMDHAEHGGALLLGVDGICVIGHGSSQAPSVFNAIRMAKEAVDNQVLQRLQSQLIVNSQ, encoded by the coding sequence ATGGGATCAACTTGCGTACGGATCGCAATTGACGCAATGGGAGGAGATCACGCACCCCGTGAAATCGTTGCTGGCGCTCTGCGGGCAAAGGAAGAACTGGGTGTAGAAGTATTACTGGTGGGTGATCCCCAAGAAATTGAAGCAGCCCTGCCGTCAAAAACAAGTATGGAACGGGTACAGATCGTATCGGCTGAAGATGCGATCGCCATGGATGAAGAACCTCTGACTGCTGTACGTCGCAAACCCAAATCCTCAATCAATGTGGCAATGGGTTTAGTCAAACAAGGAGAAGCTGACGCGGTATTCTCTGCCGGTCACTCCGGAGCAGCAATGGCATCAGCATTACTACGCTTGGGCAGAATTAAGGGAATTGACCGTCCTGCCATCGGTACAGTCTTCCCCACAATGGTGGCAAGCAAGCAAGTGCTGATTTTAGATGTCGGAGCGAACGTAGACTGCCGTCCCAAGTTTTTAGAGCAATTTGCCGTCATGGGTTCTGCCTACAGTCAGTACGTTTTGGGTGTGTCAGAACCAAAGGTCGGCTTACTAAATATTGGTGAAGAAGACTGTAAGGGTAATGATGCCGCAGTTCGTGCCCACCAAATGCTCCAGGAAAATTCCCAAATTAATTTTATTGGCAATGCCGAAGGACGGGACGTGCTTTCGGGTGAATTTGATGTAATTGTCTGTGATGGTTTTGTCGGCAATATCTTACTCAAATTTGCTGAAGCTGTAGGCAGTATTATCCTCCAAATTCTGCGGGAAGAATTACCCCAAGGATTGCGCGGTCAAATCGGTTCCACCATTCTCAAACCCAACCTCAAACGGGTTAAGCAAAGAATGGATCATGCCGAACATGGCGGAGCATTACTTTTGGGTGTGGATGGTATTTGTGTTATCGGTCATGGTAGCTCCCAAGCACCTTCTGTGTTCAATGCAATTCGCATGGCAAAAGAAGCCGTAGATAACCAAGTTTTGCAAAGACTGCAATCTCAGTTAATAGTCAATAGTCAGTAG
- a CDS encoding beta-ketoacyl-ACP synthase III, producing MQNIGIAVTGSGSAVPSTFLDNHGLAEIVETSDEWITTRTGIRQRHLAKCSESLSAIAATAAARALESAGLTANDVDLILLATSTPDDLFGSACQIQGILGANRAVAFDLTAACSGFVFGLVTAAQYIRTGVFRNVLLIGADMLSRWVDWEDRRSCVLFGDGAGAVVLQANQSDRLLGFELKSDGSQNSCLNLAYTCEDQELIPGVSVSRGKFQPITMNGKEVYRFAVQKVPEIIDKALFHANLSPDNVDWLVLHQANQRILDAVAQRLNIPENKVISNVSRYGNTSAASIPLALDEAVREGKIQPGDMIAASGFGAGLTWGAAIFQWGR from the coding sequence GTGCAGAATATAGGAATTGCAGTGACTGGAAGTGGTTCGGCAGTGCCCAGCACTTTCCTTGATAACCATGGACTCGCTGAAATAGTCGAAACTTCCGATGAATGGATTACCACAAGAACGGGAATTCGTCAACGTCATTTAGCAAAATGTAGTGAATCCTTAAGCGCGATCGCCGCCACCGCAGCTGCTAGAGCCTTAGAATCAGCAGGGCTAACAGCGAATGATGTAGATTTAATTCTGCTTGCCACTTCTACCCCCGATGACTTATTTGGTAGTGCTTGCCAAATCCAAGGGATATTAGGAGCAAATAGGGCGGTAGCTTTCGACTTAACAGCAGCTTGTTCCGGTTTTGTCTTTGGGTTAGTCACAGCTGCCCAATATATTCGTACCGGCGTATTCCGCAATGTATTATTAATCGGGGCAGATATGCTTTCCCGATGGGTAGACTGGGAAGACCGACGCAGTTGTGTATTATTTGGTGATGGTGCGGGGGCTGTAGTTTTGCAGGCAAACCAGAGCGATCGCCTTCTCGGTTTTGAACTCAAAAGTGATGGCTCTCAGAACAGTTGCTTGAATCTTGCCTACACCTGCGAAGACCAAGAATTAATTCCCGGTGTCAGCGTCAGTCGAGGGAAATTTCAACCCATTACCATGAATGGTAAAGAAGTTTACCGCTTCGCCGTCCAGAAAGTGCCCGAAATTATTGACAAAGCTCTATTTCATGCCAACCTCAGCCCAGATAACGTCGATTGGCTAGTGCTGCATCAAGCAAATCAACGCATTCTTGATGCCGTAGCTCAAAGGCTGAATATCCCAGAAAACAAAGTTATTAGTAATGTGAGTCGTTACGGCAACACCTCTGCCGCTTCCATACCCCTAGCTCTGGATGAAGCTGTCCGAGAAGGTAAAATTCAACCCGGTGATATGATTGCCGCCTCTGGCTTTGGTGCCGGATTGACCTGGGGAGCAGCCATATTTCAATGGGGACGCTGA
- the fabD gene encoding ACP S-malonyltransferase gives MTKTAWVFPGQGSQAQGMGIDLLELPAAQEKFAQAEEILGWSVTDICQNDPDKLAQTLYTQPCLYVVESILSDLLKAKYQPDIVAGHSLGEYIALYVAGVYDWSAGLRLVKRRAELMSSVAGGMMAALIQFDREQLEAALAATPNVVLANDNSALQVVISGTPAGVEAVMSQVKTKRALPLNVSGAFHSPLMAAPASEFQDVLNSVDFLDAEVPVLSNVDPSPATEAGILKQRLIQQMTGGVRWREISLALPENGIEKVVEIGPGNVLTGLIKRTCPSLQLENIHTASEVV, from the coding sequence ATGACTAAAACAGCATGGGTGTTCCCCGGACAAGGTTCCCAAGCCCAGGGTATGGGAATAGATTTACTAGAATTGCCAGCAGCTCAAGAGAAATTTGCCCAAGCTGAGGAAATTTTAGGCTGGTCTGTAACTGACATCTGCCAAAATGACCCTGATAAACTGGCTCAAACTCTTTATACACAACCATGTTTATACGTTGTTGAAAGTATTCTTTCTGACTTACTCAAAGCCAAGTATCAGCCTGATATTGTCGCTGGTCACAGCCTAGGGGAATACATTGCTTTGTATGTTGCTGGTGTCTATGATTGGTCAGCAGGATTGCGGTTGGTAAAAAGACGGGCAGAATTGATGAGTAGCGTTGCCGGGGGAATGATGGCAGCACTGATACAATTTGACCGTGAGCAGTTAGAGGCAGCTTTAGCAGCTACACCCAATGTCGTTTTAGCCAATGATAATAGTGCATTACAGGTAGTTATTTCTGGCACACCTGCTGGCGTGGAAGCAGTGATGTCCCAGGTAAAAACCAAAAGAGCATTGCCTTTAAATGTTTCAGGAGCTTTTCATTCTCCTTTGATGGCGGCTCCTGCCTCGGAATTTCAAGATGTCCTTAATTCCGTAGATTTTTTAGATGCGGAAGTGCCAGTTTTATCTAACGTAGACCCCTCTCCAGCCACGGAAGCCGGGATTTTAAAGCAACGTTTGATACAGCAAATGACCGGGGGAGTACGGTGGCGGGAAATTTCCCTGGCATTGCCGGAAAATGGGATAGAGAAAGTTGTGGAAATTGGACCAGGAAATGTATTAACTGGTTTAATTAAACGCACCTGTCCGAGTTTGCAGCTAGAAAATATTCACACTGCCTCAGAAGTTGTCTGA
- a CDS encoding 1-acyl-sn-glycerol-3-phosphate acyltransferase, with protein sequence MSPNREPPLVSFLLYHAFKWSVVSPMLHLYFQGKIYGTENVPQTGPLLVVSNHASNYDPPIVSNCVCRPVAHMAKEELFRIPVLKQAIALYGAYPVSRGSADRAAIRAALEYLEAGWAVGVFLQGTRTLDGRIDDPKRGAALIAAKANAPLLPVSLWGTEKIEVKGTATPRRVPVTVRIGELIPAPNSTDKYELEAVTQKCAQAINALHDLGR encoded by the coding sequence ATGTCTCCAAACCGTGAACCGCCCCTAGTAAGTTTCCTGCTGTACCACGCTTTTAAATGGTCTGTGGTTAGCCCTATGTTGCATCTTTACTTCCAGGGTAAAATTTATGGTACGGAGAATGTGCCGCAAACTGGACCCCTATTAGTGGTGAGTAACCATGCAAGTAACTATGATCCACCCATAGTTTCTAATTGTGTCTGTCGTCCAGTGGCACATATGGCAAAGGAAGAATTATTTAGAATTCCAGTTTTGAAGCAGGCGATCGCCCTCTATGGAGCTTACCCTGTTAGTCGTGGTTCTGCTGACCGCGCTGCCATTCGTGCTGCTTTAGAATATTTAGAAGCAGGTTGGGCAGTTGGTGTATTTTTACAAGGAACCCGTACCCTTGATGGACGAATTGACGATCCTAAACGTGGGGCAGCATTGATAGCAGCGAAAGCCAATGCACCATTGTTACCAGTGAGTTTGTGGGGAACCGAAAAAATTGAAGTTAAGGGGACAGCCACACCTCGGAGAGTCCCGGTAACAGTCAGAATTGGCGAATTAATCCCTGCACCTAATTCTACAGATAAGTATGAGTTAGAAGCGGTGACGCAAAAATGTGCCCAAGCTATTAATGCTCTCCACGATTTGGGAAGATAA
- a CDS encoding DUF2288 domain-containing protein, producing the protein MTNENLKIELKENLDEAEWDWLIPHVQRDAVVVVAVGLDLIDVGVAIASDNTSQVGNWISEALLSKPSVEQLGEWNSDRAKRFNTLIVQPYVLVQEKT; encoded by the coding sequence ATGACTAACGAAAACTTAAAAATAGAACTGAAAGAAAATCTTGATGAGGCAGAGTGGGATTGGTTAATACCCCATGTGCAACGAGACGCAGTAGTGGTAGTAGCAGTCGGTTTAGACTTGATTGATGTCGGAGTCGCGATCGCCTCTGATAACACCTCCCAAGTCGGTAATTGGATTAGTGAAGCCCTACTAAGTAAACCTTCTGTAGAACAATTAGGAGAATGGAACAGCGATCGCGCGAAACGATTTAATACATTAATTGTTCAACCCTATGTCCTAGTTCAGGAAAAAACTTAG
- a CDS encoding transglycosylase domain-containing protein translates to MSSPQPPQKPQTLLGQLTQAVQTIQARVDFSKLALKPNAKVPELWVQDAGAAQAEVYPLLGDRYLLGRSSKSCDIVVRNPVVSQIHLSLSRDSTQRKPVFVIKDEGSTNGIYRGRRRVSSLELKHGDIFTLGPPELAASVRLQYIDPPPIYVKAATWAGYGVAGATGLLALVIGIEWLKFDVKPLPTATRAPVIIYAGDGETKLREPRTTVHIDMKRLEEFGPYLPSAVIASEDSRFNWHFGVDPYGVLRAVFINTRSGDVQQGASTVTQQVARSLFRDYVGRQDSLGRKVREAIVAFKLETFYSKDEILLTYLNRVFLGADTSGFEDAAQYYFGESAKKLTASQAATLVGILPAPNGFNFCGDNQSKRRIQYYRNRVLLRMLEMGKIKQDEHDRARRSPVEISGKVCEQQTKTIAPYFYSYVFSELESILGKELATEGNFIIETQLNLSMQTQAESSLRTTVNQAGSTFGFSQGALVTLDSSTGGILAMVGGTDYKTSQFNRAFQAKRQPGSTFKIFAYAEAIKEGISPEKTYSCAALPWQGFTYKPCRSGVGSMSISTGFALSENPVALRVAKEVGLDKVVSMARQLGVRSELEAVPGLILGQSVVDVLEMTGSFGAIANRGVWNRPHAISRILDSSDCKDRNDRTTCRVIYTFDQDREANKRVLNADVADTMTRLMRGAITNGTGRSAAIGLGEAGKTGTTNDNKDLWFIGFIPSRRLTTGIWLGNDNNSATNGSSAQAAQLWGSYMGKVTK, encoded by the coding sequence ATGAGTTCCCCCCAACCCCCACAAAAGCCACAAACTCTGCTGGGTCAGCTGACTCAAGCAGTTCAAACAATTCAAGCTAGGGTTGATTTTTCTAAACTGGCATTAAAGCCGAATGCAAAAGTACCCGAACTCTGGGTACAGGATGCTGGGGCAGCTCAAGCGGAAGTGTATCCGCTCCTGGGCGATCGCTATCTTTTAGGACGTAGCTCCAAGTCTTGCGATATTGTTGTCCGGAACCCCGTAGTCAGTCAAATCCACCTCTCTCTCTCGCGGGATTCCACACAACGCAAACCCGTATTCGTAATTAAAGACGAAGGTTCTACCAATGGCATTTACCGAGGAAGACGACGGGTAAGTTCTTTAGAACTCAAGCATGGTGATATTTTCACCCTGGGACCACCAGAATTGGCAGCTTCGGTGAGATTACAATACATAGACCCTCCCCCAATCTATGTCAAGGCTGCTACCTGGGCAGGGTATGGGGTGGCTGGAGCCACTGGTTTATTAGCCCTGGTAATTGGCATTGAGTGGCTGAAATTTGATGTTAAACCCTTGCCAACGGCAACCCGTGCCCCAGTCATTATTTATGCTGGAGATGGGGAAACCAAACTTCGGGAACCTCGGACGACAGTACATATTGACATGAAGCGGCTAGAGGAATTCGGACCCTACCTACCCTCCGCAGTCATCGCGTCCGAAGATAGTCGTTTCAATTGGCACTTCGGGGTTGACCCCTATGGGGTGTTACGAGCAGTATTTATTAATACTCGTAGTGGAGATGTGCAACAGGGGGCAAGTACCGTCACCCAACAGGTTGCTAGAAGTTTATTCCGCGATTATGTTGGTAGGCAAGATTCTTTAGGAAGAAAAGTCCGAGAGGCAATCGTTGCTTTCAAGCTAGAGACTTTTTACAGTAAGGATGAAATTTTACTGACTTACCTCAACCGGGTATTCTTAGGGGCGGATACATCGGGATTTGAGGATGCTGCACAATATTATTTTGGGGAGTCAGCGAAGAAATTAACCGCTTCCCAAGCTGCCACCTTGGTAGGCATTTTACCTGCTCCCAACGGTTTTAATTTTTGTGGTGATAACCAGAGTAAACGTCGTATCCAGTATTACCGCAATCGGGTATTACTGCGAATGTTGGAGATGGGGAAAATTAAACAGGATGAACACGATCGCGCACGGCGATCGCCTGTGGAGATAAGTGGTAAAGTTTGTGAACAACAAACCAAAACTATTGCCCCCTACTTCTACAGCTACGTATTTTCCGAACTGGAGTCTATCCTGGGAAAGGAACTTGCCACCGAAGGCAACTTTATTATTGAAACCCAGCTAAATCTTTCCATGCAGACTCAAGCGGAGTCATCCCTGCGAACAACTGTCAATCAAGCAGGTAGTACCTTTGGTTTCTCCCAGGGAGCGCTTGTCACCTTAGATTCCAGTACCGGGGGAATTTTAGCAATGGTTGGTGGCACAGACTACAAAACCTCCCAATTTAATCGAGCATTTCAAGCCAAAAGGCAACCCGGTTCTACCTTCAAAATTTTTGCCTACGCAGAAGCCATCAAAGAGGGAATTTCTCCGGAAAAAACCTATTCCTGCGCTGCATTACCCTGGCAAGGTTTTACCTATAAACCCTGTCGCAGTGGGGTAGGTAGTATGAGTATCAGTACAGGTTTTGCTCTCAGTGAAAACCCGGTTGCCCTGAGGGTAGCCAAGGAAGTGGGTTTAGACAAGGTTGTCTCGATGGCACGACAGTTAGGAGTCCGTTCTGAGTTAGAAGCCGTACCAGGTTTAATTCTAGGACAAAGCGTAGTTGATGTCTTAGAAATGACAGGTTCCTTTGGGGCGATCGCCAATCGTGGTGTGTGGAATCGTCCCCATGCCATTAGTCGAATCCTTGACAGCAGCGACTGCAAAGACCGTAATGACCGCACTACCTGTAGAGTAATTTATACCTTTGACCAAGATAGGGAAGCCAACAAGCGCGTTTTAAACGCAGATGTCGCCGATACCATGACGCGCTTAATGCGGGGAGCGATTACCAATGGTACAGGGCGAAGTGCGGCGATCGGTTTAGGGGAAGCCGGTAAAACTGGTACAACCAATGATAATAAGGACTTGTGGTTTATCGGCTTTATTCCCAGTCGTCGTCTAACTACGGGTATTTGGTTAGGTAACGATAACAACTCTGCAACTAACGGCAGTAGCGCCCAAGCAGCGCAATTATGGGGGAGCTATATGGGAAAGGTGACAAAGTAG
- a CDS encoding DUF4335 domain-containing protein has product MNIQRKYSLPNCTILLEGLSDASRAVHFQELRPELSILVNAECYLAGYEQPLIGGREFFESLVQAVSAYAQEFLSQVPNPQAHNTESEFVQLQKIDGDRHRLTVHSETLHSVTDASYPQPKSGTHQVDLNTVQLFDLVEAVDQFFADSQTLPEISLQLQPVPRRYGGASQALIKQAVPATVGAASLAAAALALSVIPVPKITPGETKPQTQSSNPANSTVSPTPVTNAATNNAISPIYNPVDTPTASATPVDAPTPTASATPVDTPTPTANATPAVQDLEALLNTVPEITDPSQLKALNRQVYNSINAAWTARKGISEDLVYRVGVAADGSIVGYKAVNSKANDAIEKTPLPNLLYNPAKRNPISKEPIAQFRVVFTGDGVPQVSPWRGYVKPPDVVGAKITDGNTIKTLNQKLSQTIQQNAPTGRSYTKDLKYRVAVNKDGVIADYEPLNQVAFDYFRETPLPQMFQSVYGSNIAAPNSKEALAHFQVVFKPDGKVEIAPWQGYK; this is encoded by the coding sequence ATGAATATTCAACGTAAGTACAGCCTACCCAATTGCACAATACTTTTAGAAGGTTTGAGTGATGCCTCTAGGGCTGTTCACTTTCAAGAACTACGTCCAGAATTGTCTATATTGGTGAATGCTGAGTGCTATTTAGCCGGTTATGAGCAACCATTGATCGGAGGACGAGAATTTTTTGAAAGTTTAGTGCAAGCAGTTAGTGCTTATGCTCAGGAATTTTTGAGTCAGGTTCCTAATCCTCAAGCACACAATACAGAATCCGAATTTGTGCAACTGCAAAAAATAGATGGCGATCGCCACCGATTAACTGTACATTCGGAAACTCTCCACTCTGTGACTGATGCTAGTTATCCACAACCAAAAAGCGGAACTCACCAAGTTGATTTAAATACGGTACAGCTCTTTGACTTGGTAGAGGCTGTTGATCAGTTTTTTGCCGATAGCCAAACCCTACCAGAAATATCTCTTCAACTACAACCTGTTCCCAGGCGTTACGGTGGTGCAAGTCAAGCTCTTATCAAGCAAGCAGTACCTGCAACTGTTGGAGCAGCTAGTTTAGCAGCCGCAGCTTTAGCTTTGAGCGTGATTCCCGTTCCTAAAATTACCCCTGGGGAAACTAAACCTCAAACACAAAGTTCCAATCCTGCCAATTCTACAGTTTCTCCCACACCAGTTACCAACGCTGCAACCAATAATGCTATAAGTCCTATATATAATCCCGTAGATACTCCCACAGCTAGTGCGACTCCCGTAGATGCTCCTACTCCCACAGCTAGTGCGACTCCAGTAGATACCCCTACTCCCACAGCTAATGCGACTCCTGCGGTACAAGATTTAGAAGCATTACTAAATACAGTTCCAGAAATCACTGACCCTTCCCAGCTCAAAGCTCTGAACCGTCAGGTTTATAATTCTATTAACGCCGCTTGGACTGCACGTAAAGGCATCTCTGAAGATTTAGTCTATCGTGTTGGTGTTGCCGCAGATGGCTCTATTGTCGGCTATAAAGCTGTGAATTCTAAAGCGAATGATGCCATAGAAAAAACTCCCCTGCCGAATCTTCTCTATAACCCAGCCAAACGTAACCCCATATCTAAGGAGCCAATTGCTCAGTTTCGTGTAGTCTTCACCGGAGATGGTGTACCCCAGGTGAGTCCCTGGAGAGGTTACGTTAAACCACCGGATGTGGTGGGAGCTAAAATTACTGATGGCAATACCATCAAAACCTTAAATCAAAAACTTAGTCAAACAATTCAGCAAAACGCCCCCACTGGTCGCAGTTACACCAAGGACTTAAAATATCGGGTAGCGGTGAATAAGGATGGTGTGATTGCTGACTACGAGCCGCTCAATCAAGTTGCCTTTGATTATTTCCGGGAAACTCCTCTACCACAGATGTTTCAATCTGTCTATGGTTCTAATATTGCCGCACCTAATAGCAAGGAAGCATTAGCCCATTTTCAGGTAGTCTTTAAACCAGATGGCAAAGTAGAAATTGCCCCATGGCAAGGTTACAAGTAA
- a CDS encoding DUF3038 domain-containing protein, with translation MSVSASLTPSSPPPVSPPMILDTLPNPAIEGQICPQKTRLQIDLILLAIEALELGGSEAILTFAEELDLRDVIRDRVNLWRMRSTNPLRRAHIRRPLTILEAKALVIIACYLARRLTVVIRQLLMICEQLNEKQIPLEQNLRLSNYLERFRAHFKSRMNLRRSGGLLSISSDDKLDELAINLLGQLLFCTGTAGMQRFWISLFDGEVE, from the coding sequence ATGAGTGTTTCCGCCAGTTTAACGCCTTCTAGTCCTCCCCCTGTCTCACCGCCAATGATTCTGGATACGTTACCTAACCCTGCAATTGAAGGGCAGATTTGTCCGCAAAAAACCAGATTACAAATAGATTTAATTTTGTTGGCAATTGAAGCTCTCGAATTAGGTGGTTCTGAAGCTATTTTGACTTTTGCCGAAGAATTGGATCTACGAGATGTTATTAGAGATAGGGTGAATTTGTGGCGGATGCGTAGCACAAACCCCCTGCGGAGAGCGCATATACGTCGCCCTTTAACTATTTTAGAAGCCAAGGCTTTAGTCATAATTGCCTGCTATTTAGCACGACGCTTAACGGTTGTGATTCGGCAATTATTGATGATTTGCGAGCAACTCAACGAAAAACAAATTCCTCTGGAACAGAATTTGCGATTATCTAATTATCTGGAGCGTTTTCGAGCGCATTTTAAAAGTCGGATGAATTTACGACGCTCGGGAGGATTGTTGTCCATATCTTCCGATGACAAATTAGATGAATTGGCGATAAATTTATTGGGGCAGTTACTTTTCTGCACAGGTACAGCTGGGATGCAACGATTCTGGATTAGTCTTTTTGACGGTGAAGTAGAATGA
- a CDS encoding adenine phosphoribosyltransferase: MDLKSLIRDIPDFPQPGIMFRDITTLLRDRHGLRHTIDLFSQQFETAELKADYVIGMESRGFIFGTPLAYKLDAGFIPVRKKGKLPAAVHSIEYQLEYGTDCLEIHQDALAPGSRVLIVDDLIATGGTASATAKLVEQIGCELLGFGFIIELRDLQGRKNLPDVPIISLVEY, from the coding sequence ATGGATTTGAAGTCTCTCATTCGTGACATCCCAGATTTTCCCCAACCAGGGATTATGTTTCGGGATATCACTACCCTACTGCGCGATCGCCACGGATTGCGCCACACTATCGACTTGTTTAGCCAACAATTTGAAACAGCTGAACTCAAGGCAGATTATGTTATTGGGATGGAGTCCAGAGGTTTCATTTTCGGTACACCATTGGCTTATAAGCTGGATGCTGGATTTATCCCCGTACGCAAAAAAGGGAAATTACCCGCAGCTGTTCACTCCATTGAGTACCAACTAGAATATGGTACGGACTGCCTAGAAATCCATCAGGATGCTTTAGCACCCGGAAGTCGTGTTTTAATCGTCGATGATTTAATTGCTACTGGTGGTACTGCCAGTGCTACTGCCAAGCTGGTAGAACAAATTGGCTGCGAATTGTTGGGATTTGGGTTTATCATCGAGCTACGAGATTTACAAGGACGGAAAAATCTGCCCGATGTGCCGATTATTTCCCTTGTAGAGTACTAA